One genomic window of bacterium includes the following:
- the rplB gene encoding 50S ribosomal protein L2 encodes MLTHHKATTQTRRHQVRVKHVDLTTDTPEKSLLKKLNPRLARSGRGKITVRGRGTRADRMYRLIDFRRLDRDLPGTVKTVEYDPYRSCYISLVFYPNGKKSYILNPNGVKVGDQVLSAETTPVLVGNAMRLANIPSGTAVHNIIIDENRDGGLVRSAGTSAVVMGQKENYTQIKLPSGEVRLVLSKNYATIGQLSNLDNMNQKFGKAGTLRHKGFRPIVRGVAQHPRSHPHGGGQGKAGRHGTGGPAVDPWGNKRFAKTRNNKRTQKFILRGRNSKKALV; translated from the coding sequence ATGTTAACGCATCATAAAGCCACAACACAAACAAGAAGGCATCAAGTAAGGGTAAAGCATGTAGATTTGACGACAGATACTCCAGAAAAATCTTTATTAAAGAAATTAAATCCAAGGCTTGCTAGGAGTGGGAGAGGTAAAATAACTGTGCGTGGTCGAGGAACGAGGGCAGATAGAATGTATAGACTTATTGATTTCAGGAGACTAGACAGAGATTTGCCAGGTACGGTAAAAACTGTTGAATATGATCCATATAGATCTTGTTATATTAGTTTAGTTTTTTATCCAAATGGTAAAAAGTCCTATATATTAAATCCAAATGGCGTAAAGGTTGGAGATCAAGTATTATCTGCTGAAACAACACCAGTGCTTGTTGGTAATGCTATGAGGCTTGCAAATATTCCATCTGGTACTGCTGTGCATAATATAATTATAGATGAAAATAGAGATGGTGGATTAGTTAGGTCAGCTGGAACTAGTGCAGTTGTAATGGGGCAAAAAGAAAATTATACACAAATTAAGTTACCATCAGGTGAAGTTAGACTTGTTTTATCGAAAAATTATGCTACAATAGGTCAGCTTTCAAACCTTGATAACATGAATCAGAAGTTTGGTAAGGCTGGTACGCTCCGACACAAAGGTTTCAGACCGATTGTTAGAGGTGTAGCTCAGCATCCAAGATCACATCCACATGGAGGAGGTCAAGGAAAGGCTGGTAGGCACGGAACGGGTGGTCCAGCTGTTGATCCATGGGGGAATAAGAGATTTGCTAAGACTAGAAACAACAAGAGAACACAAAAATTTATTTTAAGAGGGCGAAATAGTAAAAAGGCTTTAGTTTAA